The genomic window TTTTCCTCTCTTTGATAAAGGTTTATTAAATTTTTAAATTCAAATTCTTGCTTTAAGTTTTCTGATTCCTGTTTGAGTATTTTAAGAGTATTTTTTGACCAAATATGTCCTATTACTTTGACAATTCCTTTTGTTCTTGCTATCTGTTTTGCTCGTTTGAGTGCTTGAATAACAGCTTTTTCATTATCTTTGTTATCAAGAAATATATCTCTTTGCTCTACTAAAATCCCAATGTTTTTACCAGTTTTCTCAGATATGCTTTCTTGGGTAGTTAGGCTGTCGAAAAAGTATCTGTTTTCTTCTTTAAGTTTAATTAGAATAATTTGCATTATGTCCTCATTTGAGGTAATAAGACTTCCCATATGATTATTCATTATCTTTGCATTGGAGTAAGTTTGAAATGTTTTTTCAATTTTTTTTCGTATTGCAAATTCATTGTCGTTGATGTTTATGTGAAATTTTTCTATTGAATTTTTATATTTCGATTGCATTGGAAAATGAATCATTGTAATTTTGTTTTTGCTTGTTAGTTTGTTATAAAAATCCATTGATTTTGGTAAAAAGGGGATAATTGAGAAGTTGATGTTTAAGTCAATTTTCATGAATTCATCTAACATAAATTCGTCATAGCCAACATCATCAATTATGAGATAAAATTCAGGTTTTAAGTTATTGGTCTTTCGTTTTTTTTGTACTCTAATTAAATCTTTTTTTTTAATTTTTGCTAATCTGTCCTTAAAGTTTAAATTGAGTTTTTTTGCATTTGATTTTATATATACAAGACTCGAGA from Borrelia hermsii DAH includes these protein-coding regions:
- a CDS encoding divergent polysaccharide deacetylase family protein, with product MNIENASIFLKKHKLKITIAFIIVTSFVSIIVLFSSLVYIKSNAKKLNLNFKDRLAKIKKKDLIRVQKKRKTNNLKPEFYLIIDDVGYDEFMLDEFMKIDLNINFSIIPFLPKSMDFYNKLTSKNKITMIHFPMQSKYKNSIEKFHININDNEFAIRKKIEKTFQTYSNAKIMNNHMGSLITSNEDIMQIILIKLKEENRYFFDSLTTQESISEKTGKNIGILVEQRDIFLDNKDNEKAVIQALKRAKQIARTKGIVKVIGHIWSKNTLKILKQESENLKQEFEFKNLINLYQREEN